Proteins from a single region of Megalopta genalis isolate 19385.01 chromosome 3, iyMegGena1_principal, whole genome shotgun sequence:
- the Hipk gene encoding homeodomain interacting protein kinase isoform X9 produces MCDMFIQTQQTSSVNGSSSSSSSSSSNNTVHHHSKKRKLEYNVSQPVIQHALVQSTGDYQLDNTGLQQRYSVNGANTAFSSLHNNNNALQKSSPNQQTLVRASTIKLLDTYQRCSQKRKTWSREGNGDGLAVHSANATNAVGSTVVSQHHTQQQQQLQQQQQQQQQQQQQQQQQHKQTGMTAHSKQVTNAANGGGGGSNPQGDGDYQLVQHEVLYSMTNQYEVLEFLGRGTFGQVVKCWKKGTNEIVAIKILKNHPSYARQGQIEVSILSRLSQENADEFNFVRAYECFQHKSHTCLVFEMLEQNLYDFLKQNKFSPLPLKYIRPILQQVLTALLKLKQLGLIHADLKPENIMLVDPVRQPYRVKVIDFGSASHVSKAVCNTYLQSRYYRAPEIILGLPYCEAIDMWSLGCVVAELFLGWPLYPGSSEYDQIRYISQTQGLPTEHMLNNASKTTKFFYRDMDSTYPFWRLKTPEEHETETGIKSKEARKYIFNCLDDIGQVNVPTDLEGGQLLAEKADRREFIDLLKRMLTMDQVERRITPGEALNHAFVTLAHLVDYAHCNNVKASVQMMEVCRRAGDFTASPAHHQAPPAPQPPPPTSLVANFVPTTNGSAVTFTFNNQLTNQVQRLVREHRTAQTGYDNLYQIYSNSSRRATQYSNSSSGSNSGRSGVHDFPHQLVPGLLCHPPSYQTMPSPAKHVVVAQPPQAQQGPLQIQPSIISQQAVAAAAAAAQQQYAAVPVSMVETGRQMLLTNAVQTSWPGGSRQMAAIVPSWQQLPPQHTAIQQPLLSDAGDWGRPLIVDSSAILQDQRPVFPVTEVYNTSALVEHPSQSWAKRSGKHHQHHVTVPQQSQHRHEHKKETQQLSPVKKRVKESTPPSNMRRHSPSGGHWQQQTMQQHHHNSKHSSSHNVEHHQVTSGRQQTITIHDTPSPAVSVITISDSEDETPGKCCGDRQCGACQNLATRLSGDGRPVREEVIRSTQSTPRVVQPMQQTHSTTQSHTNGHVTAHSTSQRTQRKNIISCVTVGDSDGEASPGRAHTHLYQHLPQHPPHQQTTQLIKHEPQQQHHVSSSSGYSSQSQKKRLLAKVQSECNMVNVATKPEPGVEYLAPHPCHAPACKEPPTYQDDAYDMHDYFLQYVTTSSAHPHLQEQHIVYTTGTDKRVSWPGKRAEYKHEYVQPPAAHSRDHQKWAVANPVHQYRQSQVVGSAAHPGHTHSHHGHPAHLSPGGGGGGRSPAGGPVIGSAQHLGQPLYQEYAHVRSRAHAVPPPVYVTAAPSQAQQQQVPTYQGFTPGSSPLTLYDSSRALPPPAHHSSARPLLASHAAHPLPAHMQPTAVYGLAPLSPAKHQYQPSGLWFTE; encoded by the exons ATGTGTGACATGTTCATCCAAACACAGCAGACGAGTAGCGTCaacggcagcagcagcagcagcagcagcagcagcagtaaCAACACCGTTCACCATCACAGTAAGAAACGGAAGTTGGAGTACAACGTGAGCCAGCCGGTGATCCAGCACGCATTGGTCCAATCGACCGGCGACTACCAATTAGACAATACCGGGCTGCAGCAACGGTACTCCGTGAACGGTGCTAATACCGCGTTTAGCTCGCTGCACAACAATAATAATGCGCTGCAGAAGAGTAGCCCGAACCAACAGACCCTGGTACGAGCCTCGACGATCAAGCTCTTAGACACGTACCAACGCTGTAGCCAGAAG AGAAAGACTTGGTCGAGGGAAGGTAATGGTGACGGCCTGGCAGTCCACTCCGCCAACGCGACGAACGCAGTGGGTAGTACTGTAGTGTCGCAACACCATAcccaacagcaacaacagctgcaacaacaacagcagcagcagcaacaacaacagcagcagcagcagcagcaacacaAGCAGACAGGGATGACGGCGCATAGCAAGCAGGTGACCAACGCTGCCAACGGGGGCGGTGGCGGCAGCAACCCCCAGGGAGATGGAGATTACCAGTTGGTCCAGCACGAAGTTCTCTACTCGATGACCAATCAGTACGAGGTCCTTGAGTTCCTGGGCAGAGGCACTTTTGGACAG GTCGTGAAATGCTGGAAGAAAGGAACGAATGAGATTGTTGCCATCAAAATTTTGAAGAACCATCCATCGTATGCGCGCCAAGGTCAGATTGAG GTCTCCATCCTGTCTCGGCTCAGTCAGGAAAACGCGGATGAGTTCAACTTTGTGCGCGCTTACGAGTGCTTCCAGCACAAGTCCCACACCTGCCTGGTTTTCGAGATGCTCGAGCAGAATCTGTATGattttttgaagcaaaacaaattCTCACCCCTACCATTGAAATACATCCGACCGATTCTTCAGCAAGTACTCACCGCCCTGCTGAAGCTCAAG CAACTGGGGTTGATCCATGCGGACCTCAAGCCAGAGAACATCATGCTGGTGGACCCGGTACGTCAGCCATACCGTGTGAAAGTAATCGACTTTGGGTCGGCCTCCCACGTGTCGAAAGCCGTCTGCAACACGTACCTGCAATCGCGATACTACCGTGCGCCTGAAATTATACTTGGACTTCCGTATTGTGAAGCGATAGATATGTGGTCGCTCGGCTGTGTGGTTGCGGAGTTGTTTTTAGGATGGCCTCTATACCCCGGCAGCTCCGAATATGATCAGATTCGATATATTAGTCAGACGCAAGGCCTACCGACGGAGCATATGTTAAACAACGCCAGCAAAACCACCAAATTCTTTTACAGGGACATGGACA GCACATATCCGTTTTGGCGACTGAAAACACCTGAAGAGCACGAGACCGAGACCGGTATAAAGTCGAAGGAGgcgagaaaatatatttttaactgTCTCGACGATATTGGTCAAGTGAATGTGCCAACTGACCTGGAGGGTGGTCAGCTTCTGGCTGAGAAAGCGGATAGAAGAGAGTTCATTGACCTCTTGAAGAGGATGCTCACAATGGACCAGGTA GAGCGCCGAATAACACCTGGGGAGGCTCTGAATCACGCGTTTGTCACTCTGGCGCATTTGGTCGATTATGCACATTGCAACAACGTCAAGGCTTCCGTCCAGATGATGGAGGTTTGCCGGCGAGCAGGCGACTTCACGGCAAGCCCGGCACATCACCAAGCTCCTCCAGCGCCCCAGCCACCCCCGCCGACGTCGTTAGTAGCGAATTTCGTGCCGACAACGAACGGCAGTGCTGTCACCTTCACCTTCAATAACCAGCTGACCAATCAAGTACAGCGATTGGTCAGAGAGCATCGTACTGCGCAAACGGGATACGATAATCTG TATCAAATATACAGTAACAGTAGTCGCCGTGCAACTCAGTACAGTAACTCATCCAGCGGATCGAATAGTGGGCGAAGTGGGGTGCACGACTTTCCGCATCAATTGGTACCTGGGCTACTTTGTCACCCACCCAGTTATCAGACGATGCCAAGTCCTGCGAAACACGTAGTTGTTGCTCAA CCTCCGCAAGCGCAGCAAGGACCGTTACAGATCCAGCCCTCCATCATATCACAGCAGGCCGTTGCCGCAGCGGCTGCGGCAGCCCAACAACAATATGCGGCTGTGCCTGTGTCGATGGTGGAGACTGGTCGTCAAATGTTGTTAACG AACGCTGTGCAGACGTCCTGGCCCGGGGGGAGTCGTCAGATGGCTGCCATCGTGCCATCCTGGCAGCAGTTGCCGCCGCAGCACACAGCAATCCAGCAGCCACTGTTGAGCGACGCTGGAGACTGGGGAAGGCCACTGATCGTGGACAGTTCAGCCATCCTGCAG GATCAGCGGCCAGTGTTCCCTGTCACGGAGGTATATAACACCAGTGCCCTCGTCGAGCATCCTTCGCAGAGCTGGGCAAAGCGTAGCGGGAAACACCATCAGCACCACGTGACGGTGCCTCAGCAGTCGCAACACAGGCACGAGCACAAGAAGGAGACGCAACAGCTGAGTCCTGTGAAAAAGAGGGTGAAGGAGAGCACGCCGCCGAGCAACATGAGACGGCACTCGCCTAGTGGCGGTCATTGGCAGCAGCAGACCATGCAGCAGCACCACCATAACAGCAAGCATAGCAGTAGTCACAACGTAGAACATCATCAGGTTACGTCCGGTCGCCAACAAACCATCACGATCCACGACACGCCGTCGCCGGCAGTTTCCGTTATCACGATCAGTGATAGCGAGGACGAAACACCTGGTAAATG CTGTGGAGATCGCCAGTGCGGAGCCTGTCAAAATTTGGCAACTCGCCTGTCTGGCGATGGACGTCCAGTCCGCGAGGAAGTCATTCGAAG CACGCAATCGACGCCCAGGGTGGTGCAACCGATGCAGCAGACACATTCGACTACCCAGTCCCACACGAACGGACACGTTACTGCACATAGTACGTCACAGAGGACGCAAAGAAAGAACATCATCAGCTGCGTGACCGTTGGCGACAGCGACGGCGAAGCTAGTCCTGGTCGAGCGCACACCCACCTCTACCAACACTTACCTCAGCATCCGCCACATCAACAGACCACGCAATTAATTAAACACGAGCCCCAGCAGCAACATCATGTCAGCAG TAGCTCTGGATACTCCTCGCAGTCGCAGAAGAAACGGTTATTGGCTAAAGTACAGTCCGAGTGCAATATGGTGAATGTCGCGACGAAACCAGAGCCCGGCGTCGAGTACCTTGCCCCACATCCGTGTCACGCGCCAGCTTGTAAAGAGCCACCGACCTATCAG GATGATGCCTATGACATGCATGACTACTTCTTGCAGTATGTGACCACGAGTAGCGCGCATCCTCACCTCCAAGAGCAGCATATCGTGTATACGACCGGCACGGACAAGCGGGTATCGTGGCCTGGCAAGAGGGCTGAGTACAAGCACGAGTACGTTCAACCTCCTGCTGCTCATTCGCGAGACCACCAGAAATGGGCGGTAGCGAACCCTGTGCATCAGTACAG GCAGAGCCAGGTGGTGGGTTCGGCAGCCCATCCGGGTCATACCCACAGCCATCATGGGCATCCGGCCCACCTGAGTCCTGGGGGCGGTGGCGGGGGCAGAAGTCCTGCAGGGGGGCCTGTAATAGGAAGTGCCCAGCATCTGGGACAACCCCTGTACCAGGAGTACGCCCATGTGCGTTCAAGAGCCCATGCCGTACCACCCCCGGTGTACGTAACCGCCGCGCCTTCTCAGGCTCAGCAGCAACAAGTGCCCACCTATCAGGGATTCACACCCGG CTCGTCTCCATTAACGTTGTATGATTCTAGTCGAGCGTTGCCACCACCAGCTCATCACAGCTCGGCCAGACCGTTGCTCGCGAGTCATGCAGCGCATCCACTGCCTGCACATATGCAGCCAACGGCCGTATACGGATTGGCCCCGCTATCGCCGGCCAAACATCAATATCAACCTTCTGGTTTGTGGTTCACGGAGTAA
- the Hipk gene encoding homeodomain interacting protein kinase isoform X12 translates to MCDMFIQTQQTSSVNGSSSSSSSSSSNNTVHHHSKKRKLEYNVSQPVIQHALVQSTGDYQLDNTGLQQRYSVNGANTAFSSLHNNNNALQKSSPNQQTLVRASTIKLLDTYQRCSQKRKTWSREGNGDGLAVHSANATNAVGSTVVSQHHTQQQQQLQQQQQQQQQQQQQQQQQHKQTGMTAHSKQVTNAANGGGGGSNPQGDGDYQLVQHEVLYSMTNQYEVLEFLGRGTFGQVVKCWKKGTNEIVAIKILKNHPSYARQGQIEVSILSRLSQENADEFNFVRAYECFQHKSHTCLVFEMLEQNLYDFLKQNKFSPLPLKYIRPILQQVLTALLKLKQLGLIHADLKPENIMLVDPVRQPYRVKVIDFGSASHVSKAVCNTYLQSRYYRAPEIILGLPYCEAIDMWSLGCVVAELFLGWPLYPGSSEYDQIRYISQTQGLPTEHMLNNASKTTKFFYRDMDSTYPFWRLKTPEEHETETGIKSKEARKYIFNCLDDIGQVNVPTDLEGGQLLAEKADRREFIDLLKRMLTMDQVERRITPGEALNHAFVTLAHLVDYAHCNNVKASVQMMEVCRRAGDFTASPAHHQAPPAPQPPPPTSLVANFVPTTNGSAVTFTFNNQLTNQVQRLVREHRTAQTGYDNLYQIYSNSSRRATQYSNSSSGSNSGRSGVHDFPHQLVPGLLCHPPSYQTMPSPAKHVVVAQPPQAQQGPLQIQPSIISQQAVAAAAAAAQQQYAAVPVSMVETGRQMLLTNAVQTSWPGGSRQMAAIVPSWQQLPPQHTAIQQPLLSDAGDWGRPLIVDSSAILQDQRPVFPVTEVYNTSALVEHPSQSWAKRSGKHHQHHVTVPQQSQHRHEHKKETQQLSPVKKRVKESTPPSNMRRHSPSGGHWQQQTMQQHHHNSKHSSSHNVEHHQVTSGRQQTITIHDTPSPAVSVITISDSEDETPGKCTQSTPRVVQPMQQTHSTTQSHTNGHVTAHSTSQRTQRKNIISCVTVGDSDGEASPGRAHTHLYQHLPQHPPHQQTTQLIKHEPQQQHHVSSSSSGYSSQSQKKRLLAKVQSECNMVNVATKPEPGVEYLAPHPCHAPACKEPPTYQDDAYDMHDYFLQYVTTSSAHPHLQEQHIVYTTGTDKRVSWPGKRAEYKHEYVQPPAAHSRDHQKWAVANPVHQYRQSQVVGSAAHPGHTHSHHGHPAHLSPGGGGGGRSPAGGPVIGSAQHLGQPLYQEYAHVRSRAHAVPPPVYVTAAPSQAQQQQVPTYQGFTPGWVPRHLVDACISSPLTLYDSSRALPPPAHHSSARPLLASHAAHPLPAHMQPTAVYGLAPLSPAKHQYQPSGLWFTE, encoded by the exons ATGTGTGACATGTTCATCCAAACACAGCAGACGAGTAGCGTCaacggcagcagcagcagcagcagcagcagcagcagtaaCAACACCGTTCACCATCACAGTAAGAAACGGAAGTTGGAGTACAACGTGAGCCAGCCGGTGATCCAGCACGCATTGGTCCAATCGACCGGCGACTACCAATTAGACAATACCGGGCTGCAGCAACGGTACTCCGTGAACGGTGCTAATACCGCGTTTAGCTCGCTGCACAACAATAATAATGCGCTGCAGAAGAGTAGCCCGAACCAACAGACCCTGGTACGAGCCTCGACGATCAAGCTCTTAGACACGTACCAACGCTGTAGCCAGAAG AGAAAGACTTGGTCGAGGGAAGGTAATGGTGACGGCCTGGCAGTCCACTCCGCCAACGCGACGAACGCAGTGGGTAGTACTGTAGTGTCGCAACACCATAcccaacagcaacaacagctgcaacaacaacagcagcagcagcaacaacaacagcagcagcagcagcagcaacacaAGCAGACAGGGATGACGGCGCATAGCAAGCAGGTGACCAACGCTGCCAACGGGGGCGGTGGCGGCAGCAACCCCCAGGGAGATGGAGATTACCAGTTGGTCCAGCACGAAGTTCTCTACTCGATGACCAATCAGTACGAGGTCCTTGAGTTCCTGGGCAGAGGCACTTTTGGACAG GTCGTGAAATGCTGGAAGAAAGGAACGAATGAGATTGTTGCCATCAAAATTTTGAAGAACCATCCATCGTATGCGCGCCAAGGTCAGATTGAG GTCTCCATCCTGTCTCGGCTCAGTCAGGAAAACGCGGATGAGTTCAACTTTGTGCGCGCTTACGAGTGCTTCCAGCACAAGTCCCACACCTGCCTGGTTTTCGAGATGCTCGAGCAGAATCTGTATGattttttgaagcaaaacaaattCTCACCCCTACCATTGAAATACATCCGACCGATTCTTCAGCAAGTACTCACCGCCCTGCTGAAGCTCAAG CAACTGGGGTTGATCCATGCGGACCTCAAGCCAGAGAACATCATGCTGGTGGACCCGGTACGTCAGCCATACCGTGTGAAAGTAATCGACTTTGGGTCGGCCTCCCACGTGTCGAAAGCCGTCTGCAACACGTACCTGCAATCGCGATACTACCGTGCGCCTGAAATTATACTTGGACTTCCGTATTGTGAAGCGATAGATATGTGGTCGCTCGGCTGTGTGGTTGCGGAGTTGTTTTTAGGATGGCCTCTATACCCCGGCAGCTCCGAATATGATCAGATTCGATATATTAGTCAGACGCAAGGCCTACCGACGGAGCATATGTTAAACAACGCCAGCAAAACCACCAAATTCTTTTACAGGGACATGGACA GCACATATCCGTTTTGGCGACTGAAAACACCTGAAGAGCACGAGACCGAGACCGGTATAAAGTCGAAGGAGgcgagaaaatatatttttaactgTCTCGACGATATTGGTCAAGTGAATGTGCCAACTGACCTGGAGGGTGGTCAGCTTCTGGCTGAGAAAGCGGATAGAAGAGAGTTCATTGACCTCTTGAAGAGGATGCTCACAATGGACCAGGTA GAGCGCCGAATAACACCTGGGGAGGCTCTGAATCACGCGTTTGTCACTCTGGCGCATTTGGTCGATTATGCACATTGCAACAACGTCAAGGCTTCCGTCCAGATGATGGAGGTTTGCCGGCGAGCAGGCGACTTCACGGCAAGCCCGGCACATCACCAAGCTCCTCCAGCGCCCCAGCCACCCCCGCCGACGTCGTTAGTAGCGAATTTCGTGCCGACAACGAACGGCAGTGCTGTCACCTTCACCTTCAATAACCAGCTGACCAATCAAGTACAGCGATTGGTCAGAGAGCATCGTACTGCGCAAACGGGATACGATAATCTG TATCAAATATACAGTAACAGTAGTCGCCGTGCAACTCAGTACAGTAACTCATCCAGCGGATCGAATAGTGGGCGAAGTGGGGTGCACGACTTTCCGCATCAATTGGTACCTGGGCTACTTTGTCACCCACCCAGTTATCAGACGATGCCAAGTCCTGCGAAACACGTAGTTGTTGCTCAA CCTCCGCAAGCGCAGCAAGGACCGTTACAGATCCAGCCCTCCATCATATCACAGCAGGCCGTTGCCGCAGCGGCTGCGGCAGCCCAACAACAATATGCGGCTGTGCCTGTGTCGATGGTGGAGACTGGTCGTCAAATGTTGTTAACG AACGCTGTGCAGACGTCCTGGCCCGGGGGGAGTCGTCAGATGGCTGCCATCGTGCCATCCTGGCAGCAGTTGCCGCCGCAGCACACAGCAATCCAGCAGCCACTGTTGAGCGACGCTGGAGACTGGGGAAGGCCACTGATCGTGGACAGTTCAGCCATCCTGCAG GATCAGCGGCCAGTGTTCCCTGTCACGGAGGTATATAACACCAGTGCCCTCGTCGAGCATCCTTCGCAGAGCTGGGCAAAGCGTAGCGGGAAACACCATCAGCACCACGTGACGGTGCCTCAGCAGTCGCAACACAGGCACGAGCACAAGAAGGAGACGCAACAGCTGAGTCCTGTGAAAAAGAGGGTGAAGGAGAGCACGCCGCCGAGCAACATGAGACGGCACTCGCCTAGTGGCGGTCATTGGCAGCAGCAGACCATGCAGCAGCACCACCATAACAGCAAGCATAGCAGTAGTCACAACGTAGAACATCATCAGGTTACGTCCGGTCGCCAACAAACCATCACGATCCACGACACGCCGTCGCCGGCAGTTTCCGTTATCACGATCAGTGATAGCGAGGACGAAACACCTGGTAAATG CACGCAATCGACGCCCAGGGTGGTGCAACCGATGCAGCAGACACATTCGACTACCCAGTCCCACACGAACGGACACGTTACTGCACATAGTACGTCACAGAGGACGCAAAGAAAGAACATCATCAGCTGCGTGACCGTTGGCGACAGCGACGGCGAAGCTAGTCCTGGTCGAGCGCACACCCACCTCTACCAACACTTACCTCAGCATCCGCCACATCAACAGACCACGCAATTAATTAAACACGAGCCCCAGCAGCAACATCATGTCAGCAG CAGTAGCTCTGGATACTCCTCGCAGTCGCAGAAGAAACGGTTATTGGCTAAAGTACAGTCCGAGTGCAATATGGTGAATGTCGCGACGAAACCAGAGCCCGGCGTCGAGTACCTTGCCCCACATCCGTGTCACGCGCCAGCTTGTAAAGAGCCACCGACCTATCAG GATGATGCCTATGACATGCATGACTACTTCTTGCAGTATGTGACCACGAGTAGCGCGCATCCTCACCTCCAAGAGCAGCATATCGTGTATACGACCGGCACGGACAAGCGGGTATCGTGGCCTGGCAAGAGGGCTGAGTACAAGCACGAGTACGTTCAACCTCCTGCTGCTCATTCGCGAGACCACCAGAAATGGGCGGTAGCGAACCCTGTGCATCAGTACAG GCAGAGCCAGGTGGTGGGTTCGGCAGCCCATCCGGGTCATACCCACAGCCATCATGGGCATCCGGCCCACCTGAGTCCTGGGGGCGGTGGCGGGGGCAGAAGTCCTGCAGGGGGGCCTGTAATAGGAAGTGCCCAGCATCTGGGACAACCCCTGTACCAGGAGTACGCCCATGTGCGTTCAAGAGCCCATGCCGTACCACCCCCGGTGTACGTAACCGCCGCGCCTTCTCAGGCTCAGCAGCAACAAGTGCCCACCTATCAGGGATTCACACCCGGGTGGGTACCTAGACACCTAGTTGATGCATGCAT CTCGTCTCCATTAACGTTGTATGATTCTAGTCGAGCGTTGCCACCACCAGCTCATCACAGCTCGGCCAGACCGTTGCTCGCGAGTCATGCAGCGCATCCACTGCCTGCACATATGCAGCCAACGGCCGTATACGGATTGGCCCCGCTATCGCCGGCCAAACATCAATATCAACCTTCTGGTTTGTGGTTCACGGAGTAA